The nucleotide sequence tcctaaataaaaaataaacgatTTCAGGCAGATCAAAGATGAATTAATAATTGAAATGAGCAACAatacaataaagaaaaatatgtatAATATCTAATATTGCAGGGAATAAGAACGTgaataaaaaaggtgtttttagCCCGTGTTCCCTAGAAAGAAGAGTTTCAATTACTAGAAAATACTAGACTTTTTGTGACCGATTTTTTAATTCTGTGGTTCTTAAAAGTTATTTGCAAAGAACTTCGATCAAAATTTAAGAATCGATAGAGATTTCAAAAATTGACAGAATTTACGAATTATAACTGAAGGCTTGATACAGGGTGTTGCTTCATCGTAGACTTAAGCAAAGAAGTTTATACTTTAAGACGACTTTCCAAACTGGTTCTTTATAATCCTTGTGAATCATATGATCAGCCCCTTATAGCTGTTTGATACAAtaccggccaaaatcccgaaagccaaaatcctgaacgacaaaatcccgaaaaggtagAATCCAGAATAggtcgaattttcgaaaaccaaaatcccaaatgggtcgaCATACAGAATACACGTTTGATGATATGACAACATTAAATTTTCGGTAGCACGTGACGGTTATCAGTGGCTTTTTGTTTCTCACAAAAGAAGCTAACAATCGCCATAAGATTCTCCTCTCAAATTTGTAAAGAGCTTGTAGTCAGCAGGATTCTTTACAGAAGCTTAAACATCTTAATGTTAAAGTATCTGGACCAGACAATTTTTGGTATACTGAAATAGTGTAGTACCTAAACCTaactaaattctaaaaaatctAGAATAAGTTTATCTGTGTTTTTCAGTTTCGCTCCTGCAAATATTTATATGGCGCACAAAAAGTAGAGCTTTCGAATTTGCAGTATATAAATGGTTATAAAACTttctaacactgagagaaatccgaaaaagtcaaaataacattccggaaatgttaattttaccctgcagtattgatcaaaaatcggtgtaaatattaccctttttaggtatattatgggttaaagttacccttttttcatgttgattttaccttcaaaaggtataaaattaacattaaaaaatgttgatatatttttacatcagaaaagtgttaaagttatgacgaaaaaaagttaatcgtagcctctttttttcttagtgaagTAAACGAATCTCTTTAATTCGGTAAGATGCCCGTAACCAGGGCGTGGACTATTTTAATCTCACATTGTCTTAATGATTCTTCCAGTTTTTAGGTATTGGGCAAGGTTTACTTGCTCGAGAAGTCTCGATGATTTAAGTCTTATAATTTCTGACAAGCTAAGATTGAATTAAATGATCTTCACAGCACTCTGGAATTGTATAATTACTAAAATTGTTACTAAATTATCTAAGTCCGAAGTTCCAAGACttgtaattcaaaaatttaacctATCCCTCTactaaataatattgaaaaattatgaatttcatAAGGTTATGGTTTTTTAACACGGGGTTAAGACAGTAAGCTTAGCTGAATTCTCGAGTGTCTCCAAATGCTAGATAACAAAATATTTCAGTTATTtgttaatatttaatgtttctGTTATCCCTTACTATATTCAAtcctttttctaattttttctaaaattttctaaaatttttctaaaatctttCCTGATaacaaattagagaagttaagccgtaACGGCTAAACGGCAAcaggctaaaccttaggtctgaagaccgttATAAGAGAACGTGTTTTAAATTGTTCATTAAAACGGTTTGCagagtaaatttttaattactatatctcattaattaaaaaataaacatttcaaagCAAAATACTATTGTAAAGGTTATTGGCTTAGCAGATAGATTACTTACCTGTGGCCAATTAAAATTTCTTAGCTCACAATTCGATTAGTCACCAGCACTAATTAATAGCACATTGCAGAATGAGTGGAAATTCACAGTGAAAAATACAGCATTAGAAGTtggaataaaagaaattttctcttggatttaacatttatttcatttctttaaaaaaagagcCATTATAGTAATTATAAGCAGTTTTCTGAATCAATTTATATgatttgtattttatttcatcatgtttttttttcaaatgcaaaatattccttaaaatgtattttctttttattatgtcgcattatgatttttctttattcattATAAAAAGTATATATACACTTTGTcgatttcttttcaaatataaactattttttttcttttttcttcttcattataaaaatgtaataatataattgaatgtCCAATTGGGTCGTATATAAATTGTGTCATTTTTCATCTTACTCTCTTTTTTAGTcaaattcattgttttttttatacagtttaccaaattttttttttgtaagaattttcTCGCATGGGCGTtctttttttagtataacagaaACATAGAAGAGTATTTAAactaaacaaataaaatcattatttaaaaatatattaaattgataATTGCTTAACATTTATagatatattttgaattatatttataaatattaattgattttatcaACATTTTGTGGCTTTTCACCGCTTTTCGATCATTTTCTTTGTTTGAAAGTTGAATGAAAAGTTGAGAAAATTTGTGTCACATTATcttacattgttttttttttcaaaactattgTTGATTATCAAAgtacatttcaattttattactttttcgcAATAGTTTAATTAGGAACAATTCTTGttggttttaatttttttcttcgtttttttttaaatttatttagaaaatgtgATCTATTCTATTGGTGGTTTCAAGTGGCAATTTATGTACAATGGTTTTaccaaacaataattttttttctgtaagaaAATGTGATCTATTggaaaaatacaacaaaatgTCAATTATTTCACTTAATTCACTTTACTATTTATGAATGATAGCTGATAAAAATGATCAATGAATATATTTGcacgatggttttttttctttgcaatgAAATGAATGCAATTTTGGATGAATTTTGCCGATTTTGGTCCacgaaattttaattagtttagAAGCACTCGtttttttcccgccaaaataATTAACTGAGAAAATCCAAATACacggcaaaaaatattttgtcaatttaACAGAGtaatttctgtatttttctcATGATATtgatttattacaataaaaaaaataaacaaattaaaaattggtaagaaAATGAGATCAATGAATCACAGACCCGCTCTGAAGGGCAATTAAGACTAGGTTTAACCTAATTAAACTTATGGCTTATTTTCGCAAGTTTACTTGGCTATGTCTAATTGTTTTACtcgatttttttctgtttttctttcgTTTATACTTTTATGTTGAGATACGATATTCTACGTAGAAATGTCATTTCCCTTACTTTAACTACAATTATATTAGAGTTTGTtgtctgtttttttcttttgttttcttaaaatttaatttcgattCAATTTACTTTTGGACATCTATGTATGTTAAAAAGTATTTAATACAAATGTACTCAGTTTCCTAATAAATTATGTAGGAAAGCTCTCCAAATACTctaaaatggttttgattttgttttttaatggtTTCTCATCTCAAGATATTTATAGCAAGaagttaatttgttttttttttgttcaaaagttCAAGCGGTTTGTGTtggaaatttacaatatttatctCCTACATGCTACAAAGATTTTTTGTGCTGCAATAATCACAAACGgtcaaaatttgttgaatttgttTATCAAAAGTGGCTAAAAACTggtcattttttttgttgtaaaatgGTTTGTAAATTTCCAACGACATGGGTAGCTATAGACAAAGACATTcacagaatattttcttttagaaataaattacTATTTAGTGTAGAGATAATTTACTTTATGTTGAGACGGAAAATTGTCATGATGGCTACGTCGCAATCACTGGCAAATTGTCAACATCTCATGAGACTATTTTAAATACGCAATTTTCcactattaaatattcatctttTGTCACATTTTCCTTAAATATTGTTATCTTGTACTTTCTCATCAGCCCTTTGATGTGCAATTGTTGACTTTCTGTCGTATTTGGCAAATACGACAAAGTCAACATCTTTGTACGATTTATTGAAATCAAAAGatcaaaatgcaaaattaaatgtttcgttttttttatagttAAGTATAACAACGATTTGTTGCATACAATGAAACCGTTTCATTATTCTTTCGTTAATTcaagcaaaatttaaaaaatttaaagtttgcTATAACGGACAAGGGGGGACTATTTCAGTTAACCAAATGGCTGAATGAGCTGTTAAACAGTGAaattatgatgatttttggaaattagagatggaaataataaaaaaaaaatgtaggtttatgaaaaataaaaatatattaaatgccATTTAGAGTACATTTATGGTATGCAGTTAATGTTGGGAAAAactatttattccaaaaaaaggAATTCCTTATTAATACAcaattagtttaaaaataaaactgcgaaatttaatttcattataTGGATCAAAACATTAACTAACTGTCTACGTGTATTATTTACAAGAAAGATCGGTCCAATTGCTAGCCAATTTTCGATGATGTCATATGgaggatatttttttatagcATTTTATAGCATGAATTTTTCATccgaaaaatttgttaaaaatccaTATGACATCATGCTTTGGACCGTAAATACAAAAGAGATCATTCGAAAACTCTGAAGAACTGTACAAACTATAATCATTGCTGACGTTtctttttagaatttctttttttttatgtggaTTAGTACTTTTTACcatatcaaaattgatttttcaattgcAAGACATTACGTCAGCAGTTCACTAGTACCAGTCAGGGTAATTCGAATTGATTATAGTTCATAAGCCgaaaaaatgtacattttattctaaaaattgaTAAGAGAATGATGCAGTAAGTTAttactaaattttacaaagaatatACATTGCGATATCGATGATTTCgtattaatttgtattttttctgtTGCTGttactttttattaaattgacagcccaaaaaggaaatttttcaattacacATTcgattgctttttttttacttacagtGTACCATATTAATCTCCTTGCTCTtgctgtttgtttttttttgttttaaattaagaaaaagaaatgtatGTTGCGCTCGAGTGTGGCAATGGAATCTTGTGTTGTAATCCTGAGAATTTACAAAATGCTTTGTTGAAAGTATCGTTGGGTTTTTAGCAGTGTACACTGGAAATAAATTTGAATGCTTCGTTGAAATTCAATATTGCTTAACcaggacatttttttttgatagaatAATTTGAATGATTGCATGAAGCTCTACGAAATAATTGATTCTTTTAGCACACCTTCAAAAATCATTCTCCTTGCAGCAAGAAGGAGACTTGTACCAAAGTggaagaaaagattttttaaattggaCTGTTATGAAAACCatgattttttgttgtttttgaagttttgtacttggtaaattttaatttttcatcactAAATGTCTTTTTTGTAAGTTTGTTTTCTTGGTTTTAGTACAAGTCTCATTCTTACCACATATTCCCTTCCCAAAATAGCTCAATCATCTGTTTTATGATCACAATGCAGCTCATTATTATTACTTCAATACCACTCTTTCTAATCTCTACTATAAATTtacttaataattttcattaaaaacctTTCGTCATTTATATtcgcaataaaattgttttgtttaagaattgtttttcatcttttctttaaattgctATACAATCCATTTTCACtagaatgaaatattaaaaaaaataatgtttatatGAGATCAAAGTTTGTTCAATTTTTGCCTtgtttttattcacttttcatCTTCAATAACACAATCGTAATATTGTAATTCTTTGGGGCTCTCAAGTATCTATTTTTTTGGCCATTTGTATCCTCTAATTTACTcttccttttaaaaattgttaatcTTTTTTGCTTCAATATCTTCGAAGAAATCTATATTATCTTTGTTTGTCTGCGACAGAAAAAAATGCAGTTAAACTGTTACAAATTCTATCACgtcaaaagttttatttttttttatattttcaaatgcaTCCAATGGACATTGTGGAATAAATTTCCTGCAATGGGACAAGTCTCCGAAAATGGTTAGAACTACAATGTAAATTTGAGAGATCCACAACGTGACAGTATCATTTCAGTAAATCAGTCGTTTTGTTCTcaattatcgtttttttctcacttggatttttttcttgttccttttttttcaatcacaATGCGCTTTAATGAGCTTTTTCTGTTGCTATgtagaaataaacaaaaaaaattaacgaaGACAGGAATTGGTGAAATAAATGAGAatgatgctcttaaattgatgcttgagttaaaacaaaattaatgtgATAAACATCAAACATAAATTGATTTGTTCGTGTCTTCTAAAATTTGTCTCTTTCTcagaaagtatttttttcatttaaacgaATTAGCTGCAATTTAACTTAATTAAATTATACGCTGTTCTCTAGACAATTTAAATGGTGCtgtattttgtttttggaaataaataatgagaaaaaaaacattaactcatgcttcagtaaaaaaaatcatcctggAAATGTAAAATGGGAATTTTACTTTCATTTTGGGGTAATGTATTAAACTGTTTtacttttcaatgatttttttctacgTCCTTTTAAATGACGtagttttcttttaaatcaCAATCGCTTTGGGTTACAATTAATCCTTAAAAGCTACATTCACATTTTTGTCCTACACgctacattgaaaaaaaattatctccacacattttttcatcatttatttataaaacaacattgattttatttataattacaTTTAGAGTATAAAATAGTATCGCTGAGGATATTATCAAATTTAATCCtcacgaaaaaaaattatcctctaatattcaaatattattttactttaattttcatttgccttcaatcaaatattttacttacaaaatatatttttttccatcttcACCATCTTTTACGAAATATCTATAAAAAagttattacaatattttaagaAGTGTGTTATCCAAATATGTATATGCAATTTTTGCCATTCTTATCAAAAATCTTCtgcttgaaagtttttttttatttgcgcCAAATTTACCAATCTTATACTCTCTCCAAGTTCCATGTCAATGGCAGTGTTGAGAAAATgaattcagcaaaattttcaaacaaaaaattgGTCTCCATCGAAAAATTGTatcgttgatttttttttaatttttgtgtctTTGTGTGCTTAATCTCTGTCTTTGCACGGAATTTTCATTGCACGGAAAATTCACCGCGAAGCGAATATCCCGCATCCGACCACAATAAAGAGGGCAGTCACCAGCGACCAATTGAAGCACTGCTCCTGAAAAGAAATTGGCgaattttgagtattttaggTCATAAATACCTGATAGACTATTAAGGAGTAGAACAGGAAGGCCTGTATTAGATCACTATGCAGGGCTGTAATTTACAGGACTATTTAAAGTCCTTCATTTAAACTTTTATGCGTCTGTAAAGAAGACCTACATAGCCGAACTTATGGAGCTTGTAGACTATATACGTTTAGTACATTTCTGtgctaattaaaattaatgcaGAATTTATAAGATTTTCTTACGTCTATTCTCTTTGCAGAATATGATAATTTCTTGAAATCTTATTTAGTAATAAAAATGTGACAATAGACTTGTACTAAATACCatgaaagttaaaaaaaaatccctttcgTCTAGTTTTAGAACAAGTCGAGTGACAAGCAATGTGACTAatgtcaattattttttttaatgaaaaattagaTATGTTTACTTTAGTTAAATAAACAGATTCCGTATTTCTTAGGTGTTTGATTTTAGTACAAATACTTGTCGTTGAATGTCAAAAGTCTCATACCTAATAACAAAGATGAACTACACccaacgaaattcaattaagagGGTAGCATGAAGTACCTGGAATAAGTGGTGTGTAAATCCAATTAGCTtagaaattttttatacaaaataggtTCTTATAAGAGCAATTTATGTTATACAGaccaattttgtataaaaagaaATCTAAGCTGATCGGACCTATACACCACCCATTCCATGCTATCttcttatttgaattttgcTAGGTGCATTAcgtttcttttattaatttatagtcTTTGTTCTactgtaaaagaataaaagtaTCGCTAAAGCTTGGTTTAGCACATGCCTgtactaaattaatttataaaagtaaTTTGATATTTTGTGTTTCATGTGTTCATTGTCTATTAATGGCTGagaatcttcattttttttgtataaaaatcacAATAATCCTCAAGTTACGTAAGATCTTATCTGTACTAAATTTCAAAcgtgttttgaaaaattcttcattGGATTggtttgaattttatttcaaaatcgacagaaaagcttttaaaacaatttaactGAAAGAAAGGGAAAGAAGTTCGGGAATATCTGAAAAAATGTGCTGATATTTTTTATGCGCCTATGATTTAGTACAAATATATACTGATATGTTTGACTTAGCTTTATGAGCATTtgttaataattgatatatctGCGATATCTTCCAATAATAATCTTTGCTGCTTCAAAATTTGTATTGTTTgggaatttcaattttcaacccGATTTTAGCACATTCCTGTGCTAAATTAACTTGCAGTAGTTACTTATAGATTTACCTCATAACTAGCTTATTATGtcgctttaaaattttaagtgttttttaCATTGTATAGCACGATATATATGTTCGTGATTGTTATCTAAAATGAAAtcataaaaaatctcagctaaaacatgTATCTGTAGTTAAAGCATTTTGACtttatttatgatattttaaGTAGTCTAATTGTACTGTAAAGACGTTGGAATATCATATTAGGTTTTTCAGAATCACACTCAAGTAATTTAAATCATGTTAGGATTGTATTTAGCACATGCATGTGCTAAAATAATCAGCTTAAATGCATTTctcaaaattgtgaaattttctaatgGACCTATCTGTAGCAGATattattttgtttgattttttttgtaagagcTACAGACATACATATCACAAGAAACAGAAGTAGGAGCAATTTTGACGAGAGAATTCGGCCATAAAAATGAGATATGAACACTTGTGTGGAGACGAAAAACTATCTTGGGGAACAAGTGTATTATCACAGGGTCACTTTTATGGGCCATTATTGATGTCAAGAGTGAGAGATGGGCAAGGGCAGAGGGTGAAGTTGATGCCATCACCCCTCGACTTTGCTCACGGTGAGCCTGAGATCGAGGGTCCAACCTTGCCTCTGGGAAAAGGtctaaatacataaataataagGGATGCAGAAAATATACTGGGAATTATGATGAATAGCTATCCAATGCAATTATTACGAAATTTGTCTTAACCGAATACACTCACTTAAGTGCATTTGCTATGAAGAGTGGATTTCCTCAAGGGGATTGCAGTTCATTTCGGGGTGACAAAAATGTGTTAAATGGAACAGTCACTTTTGTCTCGTCAACACACTTCATTGTTGATTCATCACATAGCTCTTCTTGTAAACACCGTCCGATGGTGGTTTATGGATGGAAAACTATTCTTCTGGGGTGGATTTTTTTGTGTGTCCCCATACATACAATAATATGTTCCGAAAACAGTTTGGAAAAACATGTGTAATTTGGTATTTTGTTTACGGAAAAATTATTATGCGTTCGCGCGCCATGTCtttgatatttcaaaatatttatgcaaCACCCATTCACACGTGTTCAGTCTTCgtatttatgaaaatatttagaGAATCACAAGTTCACGCATTTATATTGTATATAAACTAATTTTTGTCGAGGAGGCCTTCCATGGGGGGGGATTAAGGACAGGAATAGTGTGAAGATGTGGGTCTTAAAACAATGACCTGACACCTACCTTTGGCTTGTCTTTTGGTGTCTCTGTCTCAGTGGCAGGAGGAGGTGGGAGTGATTTGCCTTTTTTGCGCTCTGGAACACGCCCTGGAAATTCCGTGAGTCTCTCACGGGCTTCCAGGTGATGAAAGTGCTCCTGGAAATCATCCAAGCTGCTATCGTGATCACTTGGACAATCATCTTCATCCTCACCAGTTGACGTCAATCGAATTCTGCGGGGTAAGACGAAAGATCATGGAGCAAACACACTCTTCAACAGGGCAAGATCCACTGCCAATGACTAACATTGTTTTGTTAGAATTAGAACAATAGCTCTTGCAATGAGTCTAATCATGATTGCAAAGAATGAGCGTGGGAAAATGCGATCTCATTGAAGAAGAAGGAAATGTTCAATATCGAAAATATCTTATTCTTTCAGAGGATCTCAATGTgcaccaaaaaaaatctaattaccTTTATCATAAAATGCAACAATGAGaataatagataaaaatctCGTATGGAATccaaaaaataatctttcaggAAGAATTATATTCCTAATAAAGATGCCAGAAGATTGcacgcattttttttttttcgaaaagtaccCGAAGTAATTCTGAGTAAATTACTTGAATCACCACTAATTAATACAAGATGCGTGtggaatatttaattattgagaaaacattgTATAtctaattattttcaatatttcatttaatgattTCTTTCGTATTTCAATTACTGCGTAAAATCTTTATGGCAcatcataaaattcaaattcaaaatttatttgaaaataagaaaGATGTACTGGTaatgactagcgcacaataacttttgtttgtaaacatgttttcaaaatttcccatgagaatgagcgagatgactagatctagatctcattcactctcattgaaatgtcaaaaacatgtttactaaacaaaagttattgtgcgttaagcATAATgcttaattttctaattttaaatattttgtttttagtttatttaaatctgtttaatgttcgcctttttttttaattagtgcTGATACTATTTTGAATATCTCTCATCATTGAGGATATGGTTTGAAACATTAAAGCAATCTGtgctataatattattttaggccacgccccttacaagagttcaaagttcaaattaattatgagatttcttttaaatttttttaattgtttacaCTGTAACTGCGTACAAACAAACCggtattacaattttaaatgtgTTAACTTCAAGTATCCCTCCCATTAAGAATAGATTAAGCTGTaaataaatattccaaaattttcgTATTCACCAATATACCTTGAAAAAGTTTACAGAACGGCTACTAAATTTCAAAAGCCTtggataagaaaaaaataattcgtaaaattgttcataaatgtttgataATAACTACTGGGTACTTAAGATATAGTCGTAAAGCGtataacccaaaaaaaaattgtaaaattttctttttttacaaacatttttcgtaatgctatcacttgacgagaattttgtgctcttttacaaacatttgtcaggtaaaaatttacgaacaaatgacgaaattttacgaattttttttgCGTGTTTACCAACATTTACGAATGAATGTTTCTGAAAGAacaaaataggggaaactggggcaccaccaaacacggggtagcaccaaacacaatgattttttaattagattttcgacttctaaggacaagatctataggaatttataggcactatagggaagcttgtccactgaaggaatggtcgagatagtccaagtagttagaaaataaaaattagtgcttggtgctaccccgtgtttggtggtgccccagtttccccctaTACGCGTCAAgggatcatgttacaaacaatgtttgtgcaaAAAGTATAAACTCTTGCGCACTTGTTTATgagttatatgatttacgagcatttcgtaagtccccaaagtttgttttaaccctttaaggacgatagggacaccggtgtcccaaaaacaaaatttttcctacggccttctacagttgtgttttgctctaagaagtcagaaaaagagattttttctgacccccgatttttgaccttctcgtccttaaaggggtaATTCACAAAcgattacgaacattttttctgtATACAGCTTTTTAGGGGCGTGGCGctgtttctttctttttttgtaacaaTTTTGTATATCTTTTGATAaagactttttaattttttatacaaataatttgctttaaagcattttacaaggggaattaattgttttattaacCAGTTCAGATCGTTTAGCCTCCACCCACAACTAAGTTTGTAGGAGGTTCTTATTGTTTATTAAACGTAGAAACATTAAAGGGGGCAAggcataaatttattttgcagagtttatcttgaaagatatatatctagatatatttatatacatgcactgagagaaatccgaaaaagttaaaaaaaacatttcggaaatgttaattttaccctgcagtattgatccgaaaacggtgtaaatattaccctttttaggtgtattatgggttaaagttacccttttttatgttgattttacccttaaaaggtgtaaaattaacattaaaaaatgttgatatatttttatacctaaaaagcgttaaagtttatgacgaaaaaaagttaatcgcagcctctttttttctcagtgtaccaaaAAGCTTTcagttaaaagaaataaaaagtaaagaaTTAACAAGGGTAGTTTTTCTTACCGTCTAATTGGCAATCGTTGCTGTTCGATGGAGTGCGATGGAATACGATGTACTTCCTCGAGGGGCTGATGGGTGTAAGTTCTGGGTGTTCTCGGTGTAGATATGGATCTCGGGAAGAAAATCTCGCCATAGTGGCCAGGAGTAGTGTGGGCAGTTGCATGTGGACTGCAGGAGGGACTTGGTGGTGGCAACGGAAATGCTGGAGTTCCTGAAGGGAGAGCGTGAGACAAAGGTGAGCAAAAAATGGTGCTAAAAAAG is from Phlebotomus papatasi isolate M1 chromosome 1, Ppap_2.1, whole genome shotgun sequence and encodes:
- the LOC129797899 gene encoding cell death protein hid — encoded protein: MARPFYVPEDDQEQQGSSQPPSGSSSATQSPLQSPLMVNNEHLVQAFCEALYRIGGGTPAFPLPPPSPSCSPHATAHTTPGHYGEIFFPRSISTPRTPRTYTHQPLEEVHRIPSHSIEQQRLPIRRIRLTSTGEDEDDCPSDHDSSLDDFQEHFHHLEARERLTEFPGRVPERKKGKSLPPPPATETETPKDKPKEQCFNWSLVTALFIVVGCGIFASR